Proteins from a genomic interval of Trifolium pratense cultivar HEN17-A07 linkage group LG6, ARS_RC_1.1, whole genome shotgun sequence:
- the LOC123891789 gene encoding uncharacterized protein LOC123891789, with protein sequence MSKTTTQVTQICALCVGNNEDSEHLLFNCPSSQNVWNMVGFSQVVSNALANNNDAPVIIFQILQQLSKDDSAVFACVLWRILKQRNNQIWNNVIDAQHFVFSRAINMLQDWKAVCIVTSKPGPTVQDSAVRSWRRPTIGRVKCNIDASFPPSSDRVGIGICIRDEHGAFVLAKTEWFTPKCEVHIGEALGLLSALKWVHELQLGPVDFELDSKRVVDSFHSSVKDYSEFGVIMDHCNLVYNNYYRNSSVEFVRRQANEVAHCLVKAATLSASFQILPINIVSYKYYI encoded by the exons ATGTCAAAGACAACAACTCAAGTCACGCAGATATGTGCCTTGTGTGTTGGTAATAATGAGGATAGTGAACATCTTTTATTTAACTGTCCAAGTAGCCAGAATGTGTGGAATATGGTTGGTTTTTCTCAAGTTGTCTCAAATGCTTTAGCTAATAATAATGATGCTCCGGTCATTATCTTTCAAATTCTGCAGCAGCTGTCGAAAGATGATTCAGCAGTATTTGCTTGTGTTTTGTGGCGTATTTTGAAGCAACGTAATAATCAGATTTGGAATAATGTAATTGATGCtcaacattttgttttttcccGTGCTATTAATATGTTGCAGGATTGGAAAGCAGTCTGTATTGTCACTTCCAAGCCAGGCCCGACTGTTCAGGACTCTGCGGTAAGATCTTGGCGTAGACCGACGATCGGCCGAGTGAAATGCAACATAGATGCTTCCTTCCCGCCGAGCTCTGACAGAGTTGGCATTGGGATTTGTATCAGAGACGAACATGGTGCTTTTGTTTTAGCTAAAACGGAATGGTTCACACCAAAATGCGAGGTACACATTGGTGAAGCACTCGGTCTTCTGTCAGCGCTAAAGTGGGTACATGAGCTCCAGCTAGGTCCTGTTGATTTTGAGTTGGATTCAAAGAGAGTGGTTGATAGCTTCCATTCTTCAGTTAAAGATTACTCTGAATTTGGTGTTATTATGGATCATtgtaatcttgtttataataattattatagaaaCTCTAGTGTTGAGTTTGTGCGGAGACAAGCAAATGAGGTTGCCCATTGTCTAGTTAAGGCGGCCACATTATCAGCTAGTTTCCAGATCTTG CCAATCAATATTGTTTCGTACAAGTACTACATTTGA